The following coding sequences are from one Shewanella putrefaciens window:
- a CDS encoding efflux RND transporter periplasmic adaptor subunit, with translation MNPFKTVKKQAPNAVLILSSLLLGLPLSHAQLSSEKVFASGTAGTTDHSPKSTELNQVKTYTCPMHPEVLSHEPGRCPKCNMFLVEKEGTDTNSADPHAEHQHTDHLATDHAHTSTTKAASQVFDTPTPKANNLVKKTSEETTTKYICPMHAHIISDVPGTCPICGMNLEKVETGGNTQEININVSGSMQQALALKVAKVERDTLWKFVETVGQVDYDESQITHIHARVTGWVEKLMVKSMGDTVKKGQLLYEIYSPDLVNAQDDYLLALDTAKTAGNQRYQDLVRRAGLRLSFLGFTEQQIKQLADSRQTQYRVPFYAQQDGVVETLSIRDGMYIEPSTEVMSLVDLSKVWVIADVFENEQSWIVKGQQAEVAVPAMNLSGIKGTIDYIYPELDPVTRSLRVRVVLNNTHVSLRPKTLAKVSLFGGPNKDTLVIPQEALIQTGKENRVIVKQDDNSFAAKVVTVGMMSQGKAEIVSGLTEGERVVISGQFLLDSEASLKGSLMRLSSGHQH, from the coding sequence ATGAATCCATTTAAAACCGTAAAAAAGCAGGCACCCAATGCCGTACTAATCCTAAGCAGCTTACTGCTGGGATTACCGTTAAGCCATGCTCAACTATCGAGTGAAAAGGTTTTCGCATCGGGTACAGCTGGGACCACAGATCATTCACCGAAAAGTACCGAACTAAACCAAGTAAAAACTTACACTTGTCCAATGCATCCGGAAGTGCTCAGCCATGAACCCGGTCGCTGCCCTAAGTGCAATATGTTTTTAGTTGAAAAGGAAGGCACCGATACCAATTCAGCAGATCCACATGCTGAACATCAACATACAGATCACTTAGCGACAGACCATGCGCACACCTCGACCACGAAAGCGGCAAGTCAAGTGTTCGACACACCAACCCCTAAGGCTAACAATCTCGTTAAAAAAACCAGCGAAGAAACAACAACTAAATACATTTGCCCTATGCATGCCCACATCATCAGCGATGTGCCCGGTACGTGCCCTATCTGCGGTATGAATTTAGAAAAAGTCGAAACGGGCGGCAATACCCAAGAAATCAATATCAATGTTTCCGGCAGTATGCAGCAAGCGCTGGCACTCAAAGTCGCCAAGGTTGAACGCGACACACTGTGGAAATTTGTCGAAACCGTTGGACAAGTGGATTACGATGAAAGCCAAATAACGCATATCCATGCTCGAGTAACGGGTTGGGTTGAAAAACTGATGGTAAAGTCCATGGGAGACACAGTCAAAAAAGGGCAGCTACTCTATGAAATCTATTCACCCGATTTAGTCAATGCTCAGGATGATTATTTACTCGCCTTAGATACCGCCAAAACAGCAGGCAATCAGAGATATCAGGATCTTGTTCGTAGAGCAGGCTTAAGACTGTCATTTTTAGGATTTACCGAGCAACAAATCAAGCAATTAGCCGACTCGCGCCAAACCCAATATCGGGTACCCTTTTATGCACAACAGGATGGTGTAGTCGAAACACTGTCTATCCGCGATGGTATGTATATTGAGCCATCCACCGAAGTGATGTCGTTAGTCGATCTCTCTAAGGTATGGGTCATAGCCGATGTGTTTGAAAATGAACAAAGCTGGATAGTCAAAGGCCAACAGGCTGAAGTGGCTGTGCCCGCCATGAACTTAAGCGGGATAAAAGGCACTATAGATTATATCTATCCGGAACTTGATCCTGTCACGCGTAGCTTGCGAGTGCGTGTTGTGCTCAATAACACCCATGTTTCCCTTAGACCTAAAACCCTCGCTAAGGTCTCGCTTTTTGGCGGCCCCAATAAAGACACGCTAGTAATCCCACAGGAAGCCTTAATCCAAACGGGTAAAGAGAATCGCGTGATAGTCAAACAAGACGACAATAGTTTTGCCGCTAAAGTCGTGACCGTCGGCATGATGAGTCAGGGTAAAGCTGAGATTGTCTCGGGCTTAACCGAGGGCGAGCGCGTGGTGATCTCAGGGCAATTTTTACTCGACTCCGAAGCCAGCCTCAAGGGCAGTTTAATGCGTTTAAGCAGCGGTCATCAGCACTAG
- the rsmD gene encoding 16S rRNA (guanine(966)-N(2))-methyltransferase RsmD, producing MVNHRTVKNNVTKGQTAKNKPGSGQVRIIAGQWRSRRLPIQDLEGLRPTTDRVRETLFNWLANDIVNARVLDCFGGSGALALEALSRYASFAKIIELQRGAAIQLRENLQTLKCDKAEVLNADTLVVLQKGCAQGFDVVFIDPPFRKGLAEKTIQLLDTQGWLNDGALIYVEIESELTQLAIPSRWHALKEKNAGQVSYRLYQYQQADTAEIKEENHVLAD from the coding sequence TTGGTTAATCATCGAACGGTCAAAAATAATGTGACCAAGGGTCAAACCGCCAAAAATAAACCCGGCAGTGGACAAGTGCGGATCATTGCAGGCCAATGGCGCTCGCGTCGTCTACCTATCCAAGATCTCGAAGGTTTACGCCCAACGACTGACAGAGTTCGCGAAACACTCTTTAACTGGCTGGCCAATGACATAGTCAATGCACGTGTACTCGATTGTTTCGGCGGCAGCGGCGCCTTAGCCCTTGAAGCCTTATCTCGCTATGCCAGTTTTGCCAAAATTATCGAGTTACAACGCGGCGCAGCCATACAATTGAGAGAAAATCTCCAAACCCTTAAATGCGATAAGGCCGAAGTGCTCAACGCTGACACTCTAGTGGTGTTGCAAAAGGGCTGTGCGCAAGGTTTCGATGTCGTGTTTATCGATCCCCCCTTTCGTAAGGGATTGGCAGAAAAGACGATTCAATTGCTAGATACTCAAGGTTGGCTCAATGATGGTGCCTTGATTTATGTCGAAATCGAGTCTGAATTAACGCAACTCGCCATCCCTTCCCGCTGGCATGCCTTAAAAGAAAAGAATGCAGGGCAAGTGAGCTACCGTTTATATCAATACCAACAAGCAGACACTGCAGAGATAAAAGAGGAAAACCATGTCCTTGCTGATTAA
- the ftsX gene encoding permease-like cell division protein FtsX — MSNTAKLTRSKLPLSGRIVMFFIRHVQQAMASMGELWRNPVSSVMTMAVLGVSLSLPAALQVLVKNAETITSSWNSAAEISLFIDENRSDQTIQSLLTRIRLYSEVDKVQYIDRNQALEEFQRLSGFGEALAYLDKNPLPAVITVTPTPRYSTPIGARELLTKLEREPEISFGRLDIEWLERLQAVVRLLERTVMAIAALLVLAVVLVIGNTIRLAIMNRRTEIEVMKLVGATESFIQRPFLYTGIWYGVIGGILAWIIINLLVLYLDSALAELLGLYGSQLEMKSLTLLELLQLVGLASFLGWLGSYLSVRQHLRAIEPS; from the coding sequence ATGAGCAATACAGCTAAATTAACGCGCAGTAAGTTACCGCTTTCTGGTCGGATAGTGATGTTTTTTATTCGCCATGTGCAGCAGGCAATGGCGAGTATGGGCGAACTGTGGCGTAATCCTGTATCTTCGGTAATGACCATGGCGGTGCTGGGTGTAAGCTTAAGTTTGCCCGCTGCGCTGCAGGTTTTAGTCAAGAATGCTGAAACGATTACAAGTTCATGGAACAGTGCCGCGGAGATATCATTATTTATTGATGAAAACCGCAGTGACCAAACGATTCAAAGTTTGCTGACACGTATTCGTCTTTATTCTGAGGTGGACAAAGTCCAGTACATCGATCGCAACCAAGCGTTAGAGGAGTTTCAGCGTCTATCAGGCTTTGGTGAAGCGCTGGCCTATCTTGATAAAAACCCTCTGCCAGCAGTGATAACGGTAACCCCCACACCGAGATACTCCACGCCTATAGGTGCACGTGAGCTATTAACTAAGTTAGAGCGCGAACCTGAAATTAGCTTTGGACGTTTAGATATTGAATGGCTTGAGCGTTTACAGGCGGTAGTGCGTTTGCTTGAGCGCACTGTGATGGCGATTGCGGCTTTACTGGTATTGGCTGTTGTGCTGGTCATAGGCAACACAATTCGTCTAGCGATTATGAACCGCCGTACCGAAATAGAAGTGATGAAATTAGTGGGGGCAACCGAGTCTTTTATCCAAAGACCCTTCCTTTATACTGGTATTTGGTATGGGGTGATTGGTGGAATATTAGCTTGGATTATCATTAATTTACTTGTTTTGTATCTTGACTCCGCCCTTGCTGAGTTATTGGGTTTGTACGGTAGTCAACTTGAAATGAAATCACTCACTTTATTAGAGTTACTACAATTGGTGGGGTTAGCATCCTTCCTAGGCTGGTTGGGTTCGTATTTATCCGTCAGACAACACCTACGGGCAATAGAACCCTCTTAG
- the cymA gene encoding NapC/NirT family cytochrome c CymA → MNWRALFKPSAKYSILALMVVGIVIGVVGYFATQQTLHATSTDQFCMSCHSNHSLKDEVLASAHGGGRAGVTVQCQDCHLPHGPVDYLIKKIIVSKDLYGFLTIDGFNTQAWLDENRKEQADLALKYFRSNDSANCQHCHTRIYENQPETMKPMAVRMHTNNFKKDPEARKTCVDCHKGVAHPYPKG, encoded by the coding sequence ATGAACTGGCGTGCACTATTTAAACCTAGCGCAAAATATTCAATTCTGGCGCTGATGGTCGTCGGTATTGTTATCGGCGTAGTGGGTTATTTCGCAACCCAACAAACCTTACATGCGACAAGTACGGATCAGTTCTGTATGTCCTGTCACAGCAACCATTCACTTAAGGATGAAGTTCTTGCATCTGCCCATGGTGGTGGTCGTGCGGGTGTGACCGTTCAATGTCAAGACTGTCATTTACCACATGGTCCTGTAGATTATTTGATCAAAAAAATCATTGTATCTAAAGACTTATATGGTTTCTTAACGATTGATGGCTTTAACACTCAAGCTTGGTTAGATGAAAACCGTAAAGAGCAAGCCGATCTAGCACTTAAGTATTTCCGCAGTAATGACTCCGCTAACTGTCAACACTGCCATACTCGCATTTATGAAAACCAGCCAGAAACTATGAAGCCTATGGCTGTCAGAATGCACACTAATAACTTTAAGAAAGATCCAGAAGCCAGAAAAACCTGTGTTGACTGCCATAAAGGTGTAGCTCACCCATATCCAAAAGGATAA
- a CDS encoding efflux RND transporter permease subunit: MLKYIIEASIRQRLMVLIIAIMITVWGVQELRKTPLDALPDLSDVQVIIKTSYPGQAPKLVEEQVTYPLSTAMLAVPGAKTVRGYSMFGDSYVYVIFEDGTDIYWARSRVLEYLSQISSRLPQGVQPSLGPDASGVGWVFEYALVDRSGSLDLSQLKSLQDWYLKLELQSVAGVSEVATVGGMEQTYQIVLEPDKMAIYKLDIASIKDAIEKSNSEAGGSVIEMAEAEYMVRAKGYRQTLEDFREIPLGITSPSGTGLLLKDVATVRKGPASRRGIAELDGEGEVVGGIIVMRYGENALSTIDAVKAKLEELKAGLPDGVEIIPTYDRSQLILNSVDNLFSKVVEEMLVVGLVCLLFLLHARSTLVAIITLPLSILIAFIVMNKMGVNANIMSLGGIAIAIGAVVDGAIVMIENLHKHLEQFHTEHNREPDTKEHWRIVTEASIEVGPALFFSLIIITLSFVPVFALEAQEGRLFAPLAYTKSFAMAASALLAITLVPVLMGYFIRGKIPSEHKNPISRVLIALYKPSLNLVLRFPKITLALALIALVSAWYPMTRMGSEFMPELEEGDLLYMPTALPGLSAGKAAEVLQQTDRLIKTVPEVARVFGKVGRAETATDPAPLTMLETTIMLKPHEEWREGMTLDGIIAQLQQTVKVPGITNAWVQPIKTRIDMLSTGIKTPVGIKITGADVNELQSLGAEIEAILSRVPHTKSAYAERSGGGRYIDITPKLDVAARYGMSLQDIQDVVRYAIGGMDIGESVQGAERYPINLRYPRELRDNIEKLRELPVITKSGNYLPLRNLADIEITDGAPMLTSENGRLISWVFIDIEGTSIGEYITTAKQALTAELKVPPRYSYTFAGQYEYMQRVDAKLKQVIPMALGVIFILLMMTFGSTLQASIIMLSLPFALVGSTWLLYLLDYNISVAVAVGMIALAGVAAEFGVIMLIYLNNAIKHRQEKNNYHTVTDLKEALIEGAVMRIRPKAMTVATIFFGLLPIMWGAGSGNDVMQKIAAPMVGGMVTAPILSLFVLPALYLLIYSRQLKKEAAPIS, translated from the coding sequence ATGTTAAAGTACATTATCGAAGCCTCCATCAGACAACGACTTATGGTGTTGATCATTGCCATCATGATCACTGTCTGGGGCGTACAAGAGTTGCGTAAAACGCCACTCGATGCCTTGCCCGATCTGTCGGATGTGCAAGTGATTATTAAAACGTCCTATCCTGGGCAAGCGCCTAAATTGGTAGAAGAACAAGTCACTTATCCTTTATCTACGGCCATGTTAGCTGTACCCGGTGCCAAAACGGTACGTGGCTATTCCATGTTCGGCGACTCCTATGTCTATGTGATTTTCGAAGATGGCACAGATATCTACTGGGCGCGCTCACGGGTATTAGAATACTTAAGTCAGATCAGTAGCCGTTTACCCCAAGGCGTACAACCGTCCCTTGGCCCCGATGCCTCAGGTGTGGGTTGGGTGTTTGAATATGCGTTGGTCGATCGCTCCGGCAGTTTAGATTTATCACAGCTCAAAAGCCTGCAGGACTGGTATCTTAAATTAGAGCTACAAAGCGTGGCTGGCGTGTCTGAAGTCGCAACCGTCGGTGGCATGGAGCAGACCTATCAGATTGTGCTCGAACCCGACAAAATGGCGATCTATAAACTGGATATCGCCAGCATTAAAGATGCGATAGAAAAATCTAATAGCGAAGCGGGTGGCTCGGTCATCGAAATGGCTGAAGCCGAGTATATGGTGCGCGCCAAAGGGTATCGTCAAACCCTTGAGGATTTCCGCGAAATTCCATTAGGCATCACCAGCCCTTCAGGCACAGGTCTATTACTCAAGGATGTCGCCACCGTGCGCAAAGGCCCGGCCTCACGCCGCGGTATAGCCGAACTCGATGGTGAAGGTGAAGTCGTAGGCGGCATTATTGTGATGCGCTACGGCGAAAATGCTTTATCCACGATTGATGCCGTAAAAGCTAAGCTTGAAGAACTGAAAGCTGGTTTACCCGATGGGGTTGAAATCATCCCCACCTACGACAGATCCCAATTAATCCTTAATTCCGTTGATAACCTGTTCAGCAAAGTTGTCGAAGAGATGCTGGTCGTAGGGCTGGTCTGCCTACTGTTTTTACTGCATGCACGCTCGACTCTCGTCGCCATCATCACCCTGCCGCTTTCAATCCTGATTGCCTTTATCGTAATGAATAAGATGGGGGTTAACGCCAACATTATGAGTCTTGGGGGTATCGCGATTGCCATAGGCGCGGTGGTGGACGGCGCAATTGTGATGATTGAAAACCTGCACAAACATTTGGAGCAGTTTCACACAGAACACAACCGAGAACCCGATACCAAAGAACACTGGCGGATCGTCACCGAAGCCTCGATTGAGGTTGGCCCTGCACTATTTTTCTCTTTAATTATTATCACCTTAAGTTTTGTACCTGTGTTTGCACTCGAAGCACAGGAAGGCCGTTTATTTGCACCTCTGGCCTATACCAAATCCTTTGCAATGGCCGCTTCCGCATTATTAGCAATCACATTAGTGCCAGTCTTAATGGGCTATTTTATTCGGGGAAAAATTCCGAGTGAGCATAAAAATCCCATCAGTCGCGTGCTGATCGCTTTATATAAGCCATCGCTTAATCTGGTACTTAGGTTCCCTAAAATCACCTTAGCATTAGCGTTGATTGCCTTAGTCAGCGCTTGGTATCCTATGACGCGCATGGGCAGTGAGTTTATGCCCGAGTTAGAAGAAGGCGATTTACTCTACATGCCAACCGCGTTACCAGGACTCAGTGCGGGCAAAGCCGCCGAAGTGTTACAGCAAACCGATCGTTTGATTAAAACCGTCCCCGAAGTCGCCCGCGTATTTGGTAAGGTGGGCCGCGCCGAGACTGCGACCGATCCCGCGCCGTTAACTATGCTCGAAACCACCATCATGCTTAAACCCCATGAAGAATGGCGCGAGGGTATGACCTTAGATGGCATCATCGCTCAACTGCAACAAACGGTGAAAGTGCCGGGTATCACGAATGCTTGGGTTCAACCCATCAAAACCCGTATCGATATGCTCTCGACTGGGATAAAAACCCCCGTTGGCATTAAGATCACCGGCGCCGATGTGAACGAACTACAAAGCCTAGGAGCAGAAATAGAGGCCATTCTCAGTAGAGTGCCACACACTAAGTCGGCCTATGCCGAACGCAGTGGCGGCGGGCGTTATATCGATATCACCCCAAAACTCGATGTGGCTGCACGTTACGGTATGTCATTGCAGGATATTCAAGATGTAGTACGTTACGCCATTGGCGGTATGGATATTGGTGAATCAGTACAAGGGGCTGAGCGTTATCCCATCAACCTACGTTATCCCCGTGAGCTACGCGATAATATCGAGAAGCTACGTGAACTCCCGGTGATCACTAAATCGGGAAATTACCTGCCACTGCGAAATTTAGCGGATATCGAAATCACCGATGGCGCCCCTATGCTCACCAGTGAAAATGGTCGCTTAATCTCTTGGGTGTTTATCGATATTGAAGGCACGTCTATCGGTGAATACATTACTACCGCAAAGCAAGCATTAACTGCCGAACTTAAAGTGCCCCCGCGCTACAGCTATACCTTCGCAGGCCAGTATGAATATATGCAACGGGTAGATGCAAAACTGAAGCAAGTGATCCCTATGGCCTTAGGTGTGATATTCATCCTGTTGATGATGACATTTGGCTCTACTTTGCAGGCGAGTATTATCATGCTCAGCCTCCCATTCGCGCTGGTCGGCAGCACTTGGCTATTGTATCTACTGGATTACAACATCTCAGTCGCCGTCGCAGTCGGTATGATTGCGTTGGCGGGCGTTGCCGCGGAGTTTGGGGTAATCATGCTGATTTACCTTAATAATGCGATTAAGCACAGGCAAGAGAAGAATAACTACCATACAGTTACCGATCTCAAAGAAGCTTTAATTGAAGGTGCTGTTATGCGTATTCGCCCCAAAGCGATGACAGTCGCCACTATCTTTTTTGGCCTACTGCCCATTATGTGGGGCGCGGGTTCGGGTAACGATGTGATGCAAAAAATCGCCGCACCTATGGTCGGTGGTATGGTCACAGCGCCAATCCTGTCGCTCTTTGTGCTGCCCGCACTTTATCTATTAATTTACTCTCGTCAGTTAAAGAAAGAAGCTGCACCAATAAGTTAA
- the ftsY gene encoding signal recognition particle-docking protein FtsY, with translation MAKKGFFSWFRKDKSQDEVVAETPVVTPTQDDATERLAQQEQAEVQQAIEVEAHAHAEKQAAEQLTAEQAQVKAEAEQFALEHARIEALDFAKQQAEATRLATEQLRAEKHAAEALAVAQLAAEQRIVEQLAAQQLAAEKAAAEQLAQAETAQAVEPAAELQPEPQERPVKEGLFARLKRGLMRTSENIGSGFIGLFRGKKIDDDLFEELEEQLLIADVGVETTTRLINKLTEHASRKQLKDAEALYDLLRDELQKTLDPVAIPLVPNNANGPFVILMVGVNGVGKTTTIGKLAKQYQSQGKSVMLAAGDTFRAAAVEQLQVWGQRNDITVVAQHTGADSASVLFDALQAAKARKVDVLIADTAGRLQNKAHLMEELKKVVRVMKKLDPEAPHEVMLTLDASTGQNAISQAKLFQEAVGVTGLTISKLDGTAKGGVVFAIADKFNIPIRYIGVGEQIDDLRTFNSKEFIDALFTQEKADS, from the coding sequence ATGGCAAAGAAAGGTTTTTTCTCTTGGTTTCGTAAAGATAAGTCACAAGATGAGGTCGTCGCAGAAACGCCAGTTGTTACTCCAACACAAGATGATGCAACAGAGCGTTTAGCACAGCAGGAACAAGCTGAAGTGCAACAGGCTATAGAGGTCGAAGCTCACGCTCATGCTGAAAAACAGGCTGCGGAACAATTAACTGCCGAACAAGCACAGGTAAAAGCCGAAGCAGAGCAGTTTGCCCTAGAGCACGCTCGAATTGAAGCGCTGGACTTCGCTAAACAGCAAGCCGAAGCAACACGTTTGGCCACAGAACAACTCAGGGCCGAAAAGCATGCAGCTGAGGCCTTAGCCGTCGCACAGTTAGCAGCAGAGCAACGCATCGTAGAACAATTGGCAGCACAGCAGTTAGCGGCCGAGAAAGCCGCTGCAGAGCAACTAGCTCAAGCTGAAACTGCACAAGCTGTTGAGCCCGCGGCCGAATTACAGCCAGAGCCGCAGGAAAGACCCGTTAAGGAAGGATTATTTGCTCGCCTGAAACGCGGCTTGATGCGTACCAGCGAGAATATTGGCAGTGGTTTTATCGGCCTATTTCGCGGCAAGAAAATTGACGATGATCTGTTTGAAGAACTCGAAGAACAATTATTAATCGCCGACGTTGGCGTCGAAACTACCACTCGATTAATCAATAAGTTGACTGAACATGCCTCACGTAAGCAGCTTAAAGATGCTGAGGCACTATATGATTTACTGCGTGATGAGTTGCAAAAAACACTCGATCCCGTCGCTATTCCGTTAGTGCCCAATAATGCCAATGGCCCATTTGTTATCTTAATGGTTGGCGTCAATGGTGTGGGTAAAACTACTACTATCGGTAAGTTGGCTAAACAATATCAAAGCCAAGGTAAGTCTGTGATGTTAGCCGCCGGTGATACCTTCCGCGCGGCAGCTGTTGAGCAATTACAGGTTTGGGGACAACGCAACGATATTACCGTCGTCGCCCAGCATACAGGAGCAGACAGTGCCTCTGTATTGTTCGATGCACTGCAAGCCGCTAAAGCGCGTAAAGTCGATGTGTTGATTGCCGACACAGCGGGTCGCTTACAAAATAAAGCCCATTTGATGGAAGAACTAAAGAAAGTGGTGCGGGTGATGAAGAAGCTCGATCCAGAAGCGCCGCACGAGGTCATGCTAACACTGGATGCGAGTACAGGCCAAAATGCGATAAGCCAAGCAAAGTTATTCCAAGAAGCCGTAGGTGTTACAGGGCTTACTATCAGTAAGTTAGATGGAACCGCAAAGGGTGGTGTGGTATTTGCGATTGCCGACAAGTTTAATATTCCGATCCGTTACATCGGTGTCGGTGAGCAAATTGATGATTTGCGGACTTTTAATTCAAAAGAATTTATCGATGCCTTGTTCACTCAAGAAAAAGCGGATAGCTAA
- a CDS encoding heavy metal-binding domain-containing protein yields the protein MKILTNLVLIALLVMSTNSFATTTPHEHHHGNANPQEQAHTHVCPMHPDVTGGKEDTCPQCGMNLEPKAAEAKPAEGAVKNAHKHH from the coding sequence ATGAAAATATTAACTAATCTTGTCTTAATTGCATTATTGGTAATGAGCACAAACTCATTTGCGACGACCACGCCGCACGAACATCATCACGGCAATGCCAATCCACAGGAACAAGCCCATACCCATGTTTGCCCTATGCACCCTGACGTGACAGGCGGCAAAGAGGACACTTGCCCTCAATGTGGTATGAACTTAGAACCAAAGGCAGCAGAAGCAAAACCAGCTGAAGGTGCGGTGAAAAACGCCCACAAACACCACTAA
- the ftsE gene encoding cell division ATP-binding protein FtsE, producing MIDFQQVSKIYPGGQMALEDVNFHLQQGEMAFLTGHSGAGKSTLLKLITVIERATTGRVAINGHDIAKISAKHVPYLRRNIGMIFQSHHLLMDRSVFDNVALPLVIEGFSHGEIRKRVAGALDMVGLYGKERHNPIMLSGGEQQRVGIARAIVNKPPLLLADEPTGNLDPKLSMDILRLFETFNDAGTSVLIATHDLGLIARMKYRTFTLKQGRMLGSQELHHSVHTRSKPTVKGDGQ from the coding sequence ATGATTGATTTTCAGCAGGTCAGTAAGATTTATCCTGGCGGCCAGATGGCGCTGGAAGATGTGAATTTTCATCTACAACAAGGTGAAATGGCATTTTTAACCGGCCATTCTGGTGCGGGTAAAAGTACGCTGTTGAAATTAATCACGGTTATCGAAAGGGCGACAACGGGGCGCGTAGCGATTAACGGCCATGATATTGCCAAAATTAGTGCGAAGCATGTGCCTTATTTACGTCGCAATATCGGGATGATTTTTCAAAGCCATCATCTGTTGATGGACCGTAGCGTGTTCGACAACGTGGCCTTACCGCTGGTGATAGAAGGTTTCTCCCATGGCGAAATTCGTAAGCGCGTTGCTGGAGCGCTCGACATGGTCGGTTTATATGGTAAAGAGCGGCATAACCCGATTATGTTGTCCGGCGGTGAACAGCAACGTGTAGGTATCGCCCGTGCGATTGTAAACAAGCCACCATTGCTACTTGCCGATGAACCTACAGGCAACTTAGATCCTAAATTATCGATGGATATTCTCCGTCTATTTGAAACCTTCAATGACGCGGGCACGAGCGTGTTAATCGCCACCCATGATCTGGGACTGATTGCACGAATGAAGTACCGCACTTTCACCCTAAAACAAGGTCGAATGTTAGGCTCACAGGAACTTCACCACAGCGTACATACTCGCAGTAAACCGACTGTTAAAGGTGATGGCCAATGA
- a CDS encoding DUF1145 domain-containing protein encodes MSLLINLGKTITLVAWLMMFYNLIMPFDGNVAIVLNIIFGITCMMHCFQVAIFHMLFKNLLPLRKTDYLQVFIFGIFSLLVYRQRVMAQAS; translated from the coding sequence ATGTCCTTGCTGATTAACTTAGGCAAAACGATTACATTAGTGGCTTGGCTGATGATGTTCTATAACCTCATCATGCCATTTGACGGTAATGTCGCCATTGTTTTAAATATTATTTTTGGCATTACCTGCATGATGCACTGCTTTCAAGTGGCCATCTTCCATATGCTGTTTAAGAACTTACTGCCACTTCGTAAAACAGACTATCTGCAAGTCTTTATCTTCGGGATTTTTAGCCTGTTAGTTTATCGTCAGCGAGTGATGGCTCAAGCGAGTTAA